One genomic segment of Amycolatopsis sp. WQ 127309 includes these proteins:
- a CDS encoding DJ-1/PfpI family protein → MTDEQKTLAFVVYPGLTPLDLVGPLQVLSALAQLDPTYRTVAVGATTEPVATDTPLRIAPSHTFDEVPAPFAVLVPGGGVPTIHAMADEQLLAWLRTAAAGAELMTSVCTGSLVLGAAGLLEGKRATTHWMFRDLLPGLGATPVAQRWVEDGDVITAAGVSAGIDLALHLVERLAGREVAKTVQFGIEYDPEPPQGALDWDNPPYGDLKPLREHTLREGLAEHPRLLERLLAHA, encoded by the coding sequence ATGACCGATGAGCAGAAGACCCTCGCTTTCGTCGTCTACCCGGGGCTGACGCCGCTGGACCTGGTGGGCCCGCTGCAGGTGCTGAGCGCGCTGGCCCAGCTCGACCCCACCTACCGGACGGTGGCCGTCGGCGCCACCACGGAGCCCGTCGCCACGGACACCCCGCTGCGGATCGCGCCCAGCCACACGTTCGACGAGGTGCCGGCGCCGTTCGCGGTGCTGGTGCCCGGCGGCGGCGTGCCGACGATTCACGCGATGGCCGACGAGCAGCTGCTGGCCTGGTTGCGCACCGCGGCCGCCGGAGCGGAGCTGATGACGTCGGTCTGCACCGGCTCGCTCGTCCTCGGCGCGGCGGGGCTGCTGGAGGGGAAGCGGGCGACGACGCACTGGATGTTCCGCGACCTGCTGCCCGGTCTGGGCGCGACGCCGGTCGCGCAGCGGTGGGTCGAAGACGGCGACGTGATCACCGCGGCGGGTGTGTCGGCCGGTATCGACCTCGCCCTGCACCTGGTGGAACGGCTGGCCGGGCGCGAGGTCGCGAAGACCGTCCAGTTCGGCATCGAGTACGACCCGGAGCCGCCGCAGGGGGCGCTGGACTGGGACAACCCGCCCTACGGCGACCTGAAGCCGCTTCGCGAGCACACGCTGCGCGAAGGCCTCGCCGAGCACCCGCGGCTCCTGGAACGGCTGCTCGCGCACGCCTGA